Proteins encoded together in one Microcaecilia unicolor chromosome 3, aMicUni1.1, whole genome shotgun sequence window:
- the LOC115465528 gene encoding putative deoxyribonuclease TATDN3 isoform X7 has protein sequence MPCLGVHPVQGVPPEEQRSATLEDLAAALPLIERYKDKLLAVGEVGLDFTPRIACTGDQREEQRQVLIKQIKLAKRLDLPLWVTISWLIKRQTRNVHSRSAGRPTINLLKEQGAEKVLLHAFDGKPSVAMEGVKAGYYFSIPPSIIRSEQKQKLVKQLPLDCLCLETDSPALGPEKQVRNEPKNISISAEFIAKVKGIPVEAVLTATTQNALKLFPRLQHFLVNKLQNV, from the exons GATTTGGCTGCTGCATTGCCCCTCATCGAACGCTACAAAGACAAACTGTTGGCAGTGGGTGAG GTTGGGTTAGATTTCACCCCAAGAATTGCCTGCACCGGTGACCAGAGAGAGGAACAGAGACAAGTCCTAATCAAACAGATTAAATTGGCGAAGAGACTGGATCTACCCTTGTGGGTTACTATATCTTGGTTAATTAAGAGACAG ACAAGAAATGTCCATTCACGGTCAGCTGGAAGACCAACCATTAACCTTCTAAAAGAGCAAG GTGCAGAGAAGGTACTGCTTCATGCATTTGATGGCAAACCATCCGTTGCTATGGAGGGTGTGAAAGCTGGATATTACTTTTCTATTCCTCCTTCTATCATAAGGAGTGAACAG AAGCAGAAGCTGGTGAAGCAGCTGCCCTTGGATTGCTTGTGCTTAGAAACCGACTCACCTGCATTAGGCCCTGAAAAGCAG GTGAGGAATGAACCAAAGAACATTTCTATCTCTGCAGAATTTATTGCCAAAGTTAAAGGAATCCCTGTGGAAGCAGTTCTAACAGCGACAACACAAAATGCACTAAAACTATTTCCAAGACTGCAGCATTTTCTTGTAAATAAACTCCAAAATGTTTAA